A part of Desulfobacter sp. genomic DNA contains:
- a CDS encoding TM0996/MTH895 family glutaredoxin-like protein: MEIKVLGPGCAKCKKTDKLVREVVAELGADADVEKVTDMMQIASYGVFGTPSVIVDGEVKCSGKVPKKDEIKSWLQG, from the coding sequence ATGGAAATAAAAGTACTGGGACCGGGCTGTGCCAAATGCAAGAAAACCGATAAACTGGTCCGGGAAGTGGTGGCTGAACTCGGGGCGGATGCAGATGTGGAAAAAGTGACGGATATGATGCAGATCGCCTCCTACGGGGTGTTCGGCACCCCTTCGGTGATTGTTGACGGGGAGGTGAAATGTTCGGGCAAGGTGCCCAAGAAAGACGAAATAAAGTCCTGGCTCCAGGGCTGA
- the glpK gene encoding glycerol kinase GlpK has product MAAYLGALDQGTTSTRFIIFDKNGAIIGLDQMEHDQILPRPGWVEHDGRQIWKNTQTVIRGALEKAGITGKDLAAIGITNQRETVVAWNKNTGDPLYNAIVWQCTRSDKICRELDRAHGKDAFRQTTGLPTATYFSGPKIKWMIDNVPEVKAAVDKGEACFGTMDTWVTWNLTGGPGKGSYVTDVTNASRTLLMDLKTLAWDRDILKTFGIPETCLPRIVPSSDPQAYGRTEYSGPLNTEVPIGGALGDQQAALFGQTCFAPGEAKNTYGTGCFLLFNTGSDIRFSQNGLLTTLGYQIGDQAPVYALEGSIAYAGALVQWVRDNLGLIKEAPEIEALANTVEDNGDVYFVPAFSGLFAPYWQSDARGVIAGLTQFANRGHIARAVLEASAFQTRDIVEAIIQDLGDELDLKSLKVDGGMVANNTLMQFQADILNTAVTRPKVAETTALGAAYAAGLAVGFWPDTDALKENWHVHTTWEPGMAEEKRDKFYKGWKKAVDRTFSWKDED; this is encoded by the coding sequence ATGGCAGCATATCTCGGAGCACTGGACCAGGGCACCACCAGTACGCGCTTTATCATATTCGACAAGAACGGGGCCATCATCGGCCTGGACCAGATGGAACACGACCAGATCCTGCCCAGACCCGGCTGGGTGGAACACGACGGACGGCAAATCTGGAAAAATACCCAGACCGTGATCCGGGGCGCCCTGGAAAAAGCAGGCATTACCGGAAAGGACCTGGCGGCCATCGGTATTACCAACCAGCGGGAAACCGTTGTGGCCTGGAACAAAAACACGGGAGACCCCCTGTACAATGCCATTGTCTGGCAGTGCACCCGGTCGGATAAAATCTGCCGGGAACTGGACAGGGCCCACGGCAAGGATGCCTTCCGCCAGACCACCGGCCTGCCCACAGCCACTTATTTTTCAGGCCCCAAAATCAAATGGATGATCGATAATGTTCCCGAGGTCAAGGCGGCTGTTGACAAGGGAGAGGCCTGTTTCGGCACCATGGACACCTGGGTGACCTGGAATCTTACCGGCGGCCCGGGCAAGGGGTCCTATGTCACGGACGTGACCAACGCCTCCCGGACCCTGCTCATGGACCTGAAAACCCTGGCCTGGGACCGGGATATCCTTAAGACATTCGGAATCCCGGAAACCTGTCTGCCCAGAATCGTCCCCTCTTCCGACCCGCAGGCATACGGCAGAACCGAATACAGCGGCCCCCTGAACACGGAGGTTCCCATCGGCGGGGCCCTGGGGGACCAGCAGGCCGCCCTTTTCGGCCAGACCTGTTTTGCCCCCGGAGAAGCTAAAAACACCTACGGCACCGGCTGTTTCCTTCTGTTCAACACCGGCAGCGATATCCGTTTCTCCCAGAACGGCCTGCTCACCACCCTGGGATACCAGATCGGGGACCAGGCACCGGTGTATGCCCTGGAGGGCTCCATCGCCTATGCAGGGGCGCTGGTGCAGTGGGTCAGGGACAACCTGGGGCTGATCAAGGAGGCCCCGGAGATAGAAGCCCTGGCCAACACGGTTGAAGACAACGGGGATGTGTATTTTGTACCGGCCTTTTCGGGACTCTTTGCCCCCTACTGGCAGTCCGATGCCCGGGGCGTCATCGCAGGGCTCACCCAGTTTGCCAACCGGGGACACATTGCCCGGGCCGTCCTGGAAGCGTCGGCCTTTCAGACCCGGGACATTGTGGAAGCCATTATCCAGGACCTGGGGGATGAACTGGATCTCAAATCCTTAAAGGTGGACGGCGGCATGGTGGCCAACAACACCCTGATGCAGTTCCAGGCCGATATTCTGAATACGGCCGTGACCCGGCCCAAGGTGGCGGAGACCACCGCCCTGGGCGCAGCCTATGCCGCAGGGCTTGCCGTGGGATTCTGGCCTGACACCGATGCCCTCAAGGAAAACTGGCATGTTCATACCACCTGGGAACCGGGCATGGCCGAAGAAAAAAGAGATAAATTCTACAAAGGATGGAAAAAGGCCGTGGACCGGACCTTTTCCTGGAAAGACGAAGATTAA
- a CDS encoding cytosolic protein — MADAPFTDQESCSAQDLNRDEKQALVVDMLTRIIVHYGLWFNEVQHQLGMERALSALDKATKNSLGIAMKHLSGALGFELENGMPKALAQLDDNTLETLLPAVAKSWLANDGVWFQAVEFDHGMNDAKRCNDSCWTRFSPYEAHAIKNILGLGERPGLEGLKKALNFRMYAFINRQTMVDEGPKSFVFEMSECRVQQARLRKGLDDYPCKSAGLVEYTYFARAVDPRIRTECIGCPPDAHPEDWFCAWRFILDD; from the coding sequence ATGGCAGATGCTCCGTTCACTGATCAGGAATCTTGTAGTGCGCAGGATTTGAACCGGGACGAAAAACAGGCCCTGGTGGTTGACATGCTCACCCGCATCATCGTGCATTACGGCCTGTGGTTTAATGAGGTCCAGCACCAGTTGGGGATGGAAAGGGCGCTGTCCGCCCTGGACAAGGCCACCAAGAACAGTTTGGGCATTGCCATGAAGCATTTATCCGGCGCCCTTGGGTTTGAACTTGAAAACGGGATGCCCAAAGCCCTGGCACAGCTGGATGACAACACCCTGGAAACGCTGTTGCCGGCCGTGGCCAAATCCTGGCTGGCCAATGACGGGGTCTGGTTTCAGGCGGTGGAATTCGACCACGGCATGAACGATGCCAAGCGGTGCAACGATTCCTGCTGGACGAGATTTTCCCCCTACGAGGCCCATGCCATAAAAAATATCCTGGGCCTGGGGGAGCGTCCCGGCCTGGAGGGATTGAAAAAAGCGTTGAATTTCAGAATGTATGCCTTTATAAACCGGCAGACAATGGTTGACGAAGGACCGAAAAGTTTTGTATTTGAGATGAGTGAATGCCGGGTCCAGCAGGCACGGCTGAGAAAAGGGCTTGATGATTACCCCTGCAAGTCGGCCGGACTTGTGGAATATACCTATTTTGCCCGGGCCGTAGACCCGCGGATACGAACCGAATGCATCGGGTGTCCCCCCGACGCCCACCCCGAGGACTGGTTCTGTGCCTGGCGGTTTATCCTAGATGATTGA